A DNA window from Mya arenaria isolate MELC-2E11 chromosome 17, ASM2691426v1 contains the following coding sequences:
- the LOC128223951 gene encoding ubiquitin carboxyl-terminal hydrolase 20-like isoform X1 yields MASKISRCAHVSSIGRISWEEIKKAQTTEHCDSCESKEKNLWLCLIGSCSYIGCGESGKDHSSQHAESHSHCLSINLSTLRIWCYRCESEVFHDKNSPAFMIPDKPSTLEEEMDVQGEITAENSPHHSVFGFEDSESEPDEDIGMHNVKPKGLTGLQNLGNTCYLNAALQALSNCPPLTRYFLDCPGFVHPDKSPRISTSYMKLMNEIWHRKRPSYMVPSSVVSGIKLVHPMFRGYAQQDTQEFLRCFMDQLHEELKQPIKDNHEDREEESNIHEHKSSPVIGQIKKDGQIPMDTSSTSSQSDCDYETCDSALGSEKDSVSQNGFSDEDQGNELAHLNISSNSRELRSQKKTSNSFSSESGISRSDDFSNRTSKLKEKKDHANRSIRSAENVSIGNDDQRSDSGEFVDAESEPARGRVRGRRRVSGSSERGEGLGNRSKARQKSGSSYTTHSGPGKNVQYRSVISDIFDGKLNSSVQCLTCERVSTTKETFQDLSLPIPSKDHVHMLHASTSHVAGQKLKACSEVHQSWLHWMYGYLRSWFMGPMVNLQDCLAAFFSADELKGDNMYSCEKCKKLRNGLKYSKVLELPEVLCIHLKRFRHEFYSSKISTYVSFPLTNLDMKPYLHKDHTSQVTVYDLVAVICHHGTAGGGHYTAYCQNVFTELWYEFDDQYVTEVDVSQVVNCEAYVLFYRKRNDHMHSVRQEAMDLMNNREPSLMHFFVSKQWINRFNTFAEPGPITNDDFLCPHGGVPPQRLEFIGDLVEPLSQSMWEYLHDRFGGGPACNHLFPCGQCHKQLEMLRNRQKKELDEFIKPRVPRNRQKTELKKFIQLNERFKEEDNPSVIYAISMTWFKEWENFVREKEDQPPDSIDNKRISVVKNGQLVVRHNSDHGQLSGEMWEFLYNIYGGGPELIIKQVTPPPVAAHSKTLAEQAMSAHANRSENANTERGDTSSRSGDTRQSGKGELSNESVERVKDLDGGSSDLGERSTEVEETQACLQKEDSERIEDDMDTETARLTYDNQEMEVFITDKENSC; encoded by the exons ATGGCAAGCAAAATATCGAGGTGTGCCCATGTTTCCAGCATCGGACGAATATCATGGGAGGAAATTAAGAAAGCACAAACG ACTGAGCATTGTGATAGTTGTGAGTCCAAAGAAAAGAACTTGTGGTTGTGTCTGATTGGCAGCTGTTCCTATATTGGATGTGGGGAGTCTGGAAAGGACCACAGCTCACAGCATGCTGAG agCCATAGTCACTGCCTGTCCATCAACTTATCCACACTCCGTATCTGGTGTTATCGCTGCGAGAGTGAAGTGTTCCATGACAAAAACAGCCCTGCATTCAT GATTCCAGACAAGCCCTCTACATTGGAGGAAGAAATGGACGTCCAAGGGGAGATAACTGCAGAAAACTCTCCTCACCACAGTGTGTTTGGTTTCGAAGACAGTGAGTCAGAACCAGATGAAGACATTGGCATGCACAATGTTAAACCTAAAG GATTGACGGGGCTGCAGAATCTTGGGAACACGTGCTACCTTAATGCTGCCTTACAAGCACTCTCAAATTG CCCCCCACTGACAAGATATTTTCTTGACTGCCCGGGATTTGTCCATCCAGATAAGTCGCCCCGCATTAGTACCAGCTATATGAAGCTGATGAATGAAATCTGGCATAGAAAAAG GCCAAGTTACATGGTACCCAGCAGTGTTGTGAGCGGTATCAAACTGGTCCACCCCATGTTCAGGGGATATGCTCAACAG GATACTCAAGAATTCTTGAGATGTTTCATGGACCAGTTACATGAAGAACTAAAGCAGCCAATCAAAGATAACCATGAGGATAGGGAGGAGGAGTCAAATATTCATGAGCATAAAAGCTCACCGGTGATTGGTCAGATAAAAAAAGATGGACAGATCCCAATGGATACTAGCAGCACGAGCAGCCAATCAGATTGTGACTATGAGACATGTGACTCTGCATTAGGAAGTGAGAAGGATTCTGTTAGTCAGAATGGATTTAGTGACGAGGATCAAGGAAATGAACTGGCTCAtcttaatatttcatcaaactcTCGTGAATTAAGATCGCAGAAGAAAACAAGCAATTCGTTCAGCTCAGAAAGTGGGATCAGCAGATCAGATGATTTTTCTAACAGGACTTCTAAGCTTAAAGAAAAGAAAGACCATGCCAATAGGTCAATACGTAGTGCAGAAAATGTTAGCATTGGTAATGATGATCAGAGGAGTGATTCTGGGGAATTTGTAGACGCTGAATCGGAGCCTGCAAGAGGGCGTGTTCGTGGTAGGAGAAGAGTGTCAGGGTCATCAGAGAGAGGAGAGGGGCTGGGCAATAGGTCAAAGGCTAGGCAAAAATCAGGTTCAAGCTACACTACTCATTCAG GACCGGGGAAGAATGTGCAATACCGGAGTGTGATATCAGACATCTTTGATGGCAAACTGAACAGCTCAGTGCAGTGTCTTACTTGTGAAAGG GTTTCAACAACTAAGGAGACATTTCAAGACTTATCCTTGCCCATTCCATCCAAGGATCATGTTCATATGCTTCATGCATCAACCAGTCATGTTGCCGGGCAGAAACTGAAGGCATGTAGTGAGGTCCACCAGAGCTGGCTACATTGGATGTATGGCTACTTGAGAAG TTGGTTTATGGGCCCAATGGTGAACCTTCAAGACTGCCTCGCAGCATTCTTTTCAGCAGATGAACTCAAGGGGGATAACATGTACAGCTGTGAGAAGTGTAAAAA ACTTAGGAATGGCTTGAAGTACTCCAAGGTTTTGGAATTGCCAGAGGTGCTCTGTATTCACCTGAAGCGATTCCGCCACGAGTTTTACTCCTCCAAAATCAGCACCTATGTCTCATTTCCCCTAACCAACTTGGATATGAAACCTTACCTACACAAAG ATCACACCAGTCAAGTCACTGTCTATGACCTGGTGGCTGTCATATGTCACCATGGAACAGCAGGAG GGGGTCACTACACAGCATACTGTCAGAATGTGTTCACGGAGCTGTGGTACGAGTTTGATGATCAATATGTGACTGAAGTAGACGTGAGTCAGGTAGTCAACTGTGAGGCTTATGTCCTCTTCTACAG GAAGCGCAATGACCACATGCACAGTGTTCGCCAAGAGGCCATGGACCTCATGAATAATCGAGAG CCAAGCCTGATGCATTTCTTCGTTTCCAAGCAGTGGATAAACAGATTTAACACCTTTGCAGAACCAGGACCTATAACAAATGATGATTTCCTTTGTCCACATGGAG GAGTTCCACCACAGAGATTAGAGTTTATCGGAGACCTTGTGGAGCCTCTTTCGCAATCCATGTGGGAGTATCTGCATGATAG ATTTGGAGGAGGTCCCGCCTGCAATCACCTGTTTCCATGTGGACAGTGTCATAAACAGCTGGAGATGTTGAGAAACAGGCAGAAAAAAGAGCTAGACGAATTTATTAAG CCAAGGGTGCCGAGAAATAGGCAGAAAACTGAGCTGAAGAAGTTCATTCAG TTGAATGAGCGGTTTAAGGAAGAAGACAACCCCAGTGTTATCTACGCCATCTCCATGACCTGGTTTAAGGAATGGGAAAACTTTGTCAGGGAAAAAGAAGATC AACCCCCAGACAGTATCGACAACAAGCGGATCAGCGTTGTGAAAAATGGCCAACTTGTTGTTCGGCACAATTCAGACCATGGTCAATTGTCAGGTGAAATGTGGGAGTTTCTCTACAATATCTACGGTGGGGGCCCCGAACTTATCATAAAACAAGTTACGCCCCCTCCTGTTGCCGCACATAGCAAAACTTTAGCCGAACAAGCAATGAGCGCTCATGCGAATAGGTCAGAAAATGCCAACACCGAAAGAGGGGATACCAGTAGTAGGTCAGGTGATACTAGGCAAAGTGGAAAAGGAGAGTTAAGCAATGAGTCTGTTGAGAGAGTGAAAGACCTTGACGGAGGGAGTAGTGACCTTGGAGAAAGGTCAACTGAGGTTGAGGAGACACAGGCATGTTTGCAGAAAGAGGATAGTGAAAGGATAGAGGATGATATGGATACAGAAACAGCTAGACTTACTTATGATAATCAGGAAATGGAAGTCTTCATAACTGACAAGGAAAACAGTTGCTAA
- the LOC128223951 gene encoding ubiquitin carboxyl-terminal hydrolase 20-like isoform X2: MASKISRCAHVSSIGRISWEEIKKAQTTEHCDSCESKEKNLWLCLIGSCSYIGCGESGKDHSSQHAESHSHCLSINLSTLRIWCYRCESEVFHDKNSPAFMIPDKPSTLEEEMDVQGEITAENSPHHSVFGFEDSESEPDEDIGMHNVKPKGLTGLQNLGNTCYLNAALQALSNCPPLTRYFLDCPGFVHPDKSPRISTSYMKLMNEIWHRKRPSYMVPSSVVSGIKLVHPMFRGYAQQDTQEFLRCFMDQLHEELKQPIKDNHEDREEESNIHEHKSSPVIGQIKKDGQIPMDTSSTSSQSDCDYETCDSALGSEKDSVSQNGFSDEDQGNELAHLNISSNSRELRSQKKTSNSFSSESGISRSDDFSNRTSKLKEKKDHANRSIRSAENVSIGNDDQRSDSGEFVDAESEPARGRVRGRRRVSGSSERGEGLGNRSKARQKSGSSYTTHSGPGKNVQYRSVISDIFDGKLNSSVQCLTCERVSTTKETFQDLSLPIPSKDHVHMLHASTSHVAGQKLKACSEVHQSWLHWMYGYLRSWFMGPMVNLQDCLAAFFSADELKGDNMYSCEKCKKLRNGLKYSKVLELPEVLCIHLKRFRHEFYSSKISTYVSFPLTNLDMKPYLHKDHTSQVTVYDLVAVICHHGTAGGGHYTAYCQNVFTELWYEFDDQYVTEVDVSQVVNCEAYVLFYRKRNDHMHSVRQEAMDLMNNREPSLMHFFVSKQWINRFNTFAEPGPITNDDFLCPHGGVPPQRLEFIGDLVEPLSQSMWEYLHDRFGGGPACNHLFPCGQCHKQLEMLRNRQKKELDEFIKLNERFKEEDNPSVIYAISMTWFKEWENFVREKEDQPPDSIDNKRISVVKNGQLVVRHNSDHGQLSGEMWEFLYNIYGGGPELIIKQVTPPPVAAHSKTLAEQAMSAHANRSENANTERGDTSSRSGDTRQSGKGELSNESVERVKDLDGGSSDLGERSTEVEETQACLQKEDSERIEDDMDTETARLTYDNQEMEVFITDKENSC, encoded by the exons ATGGCAAGCAAAATATCGAGGTGTGCCCATGTTTCCAGCATCGGACGAATATCATGGGAGGAAATTAAGAAAGCACAAACG ACTGAGCATTGTGATAGTTGTGAGTCCAAAGAAAAGAACTTGTGGTTGTGTCTGATTGGCAGCTGTTCCTATATTGGATGTGGGGAGTCTGGAAAGGACCACAGCTCACAGCATGCTGAG agCCATAGTCACTGCCTGTCCATCAACTTATCCACACTCCGTATCTGGTGTTATCGCTGCGAGAGTGAAGTGTTCCATGACAAAAACAGCCCTGCATTCAT GATTCCAGACAAGCCCTCTACATTGGAGGAAGAAATGGACGTCCAAGGGGAGATAACTGCAGAAAACTCTCCTCACCACAGTGTGTTTGGTTTCGAAGACAGTGAGTCAGAACCAGATGAAGACATTGGCATGCACAATGTTAAACCTAAAG GATTGACGGGGCTGCAGAATCTTGGGAACACGTGCTACCTTAATGCTGCCTTACAAGCACTCTCAAATTG CCCCCCACTGACAAGATATTTTCTTGACTGCCCGGGATTTGTCCATCCAGATAAGTCGCCCCGCATTAGTACCAGCTATATGAAGCTGATGAATGAAATCTGGCATAGAAAAAG GCCAAGTTACATGGTACCCAGCAGTGTTGTGAGCGGTATCAAACTGGTCCACCCCATGTTCAGGGGATATGCTCAACAG GATACTCAAGAATTCTTGAGATGTTTCATGGACCAGTTACATGAAGAACTAAAGCAGCCAATCAAAGATAACCATGAGGATAGGGAGGAGGAGTCAAATATTCATGAGCATAAAAGCTCACCGGTGATTGGTCAGATAAAAAAAGATGGACAGATCCCAATGGATACTAGCAGCACGAGCAGCCAATCAGATTGTGACTATGAGACATGTGACTCTGCATTAGGAAGTGAGAAGGATTCTGTTAGTCAGAATGGATTTAGTGACGAGGATCAAGGAAATGAACTGGCTCAtcttaatatttcatcaaactcTCGTGAATTAAGATCGCAGAAGAAAACAAGCAATTCGTTCAGCTCAGAAAGTGGGATCAGCAGATCAGATGATTTTTCTAACAGGACTTCTAAGCTTAAAGAAAAGAAAGACCATGCCAATAGGTCAATACGTAGTGCAGAAAATGTTAGCATTGGTAATGATGATCAGAGGAGTGATTCTGGGGAATTTGTAGACGCTGAATCGGAGCCTGCAAGAGGGCGTGTTCGTGGTAGGAGAAGAGTGTCAGGGTCATCAGAGAGAGGAGAGGGGCTGGGCAATAGGTCAAAGGCTAGGCAAAAATCAGGTTCAAGCTACACTACTCATTCAG GACCGGGGAAGAATGTGCAATACCGGAGTGTGATATCAGACATCTTTGATGGCAAACTGAACAGCTCAGTGCAGTGTCTTACTTGTGAAAGG GTTTCAACAACTAAGGAGACATTTCAAGACTTATCCTTGCCCATTCCATCCAAGGATCATGTTCATATGCTTCATGCATCAACCAGTCATGTTGCCGGGCAGAAACTGAAGGCATGTAGTGAGGTCCACCAGAGCTGGCTACATTGGATGTATGGCTACTTGAGAAG TTGGTTTATGGGCCCAATGGTGAACCTTCAAGACTGCCTCGCAGCATTCTTTTCAGCAGATGAACTCAAGGGGGATAACATGTACAGCTGTGAGAAGTGTAAAAA ACTTAGGAATGGCTTGAAGTACTCCAAGGTTTTGGAATTGCCAGAGGTGCTCTGTATTCACCTGAAGCGATTCCGCCACGAGTTTTACTCCTCCAAAATCAGCACCTATGTCTCATTTCCCCTAACCAACTTGGATATGAAACCTTACCTACACAAAG ATCACACCAGTCAAGTCACTGTCTATGACCTGGTGGCTGTCATATGTCACCATGGAACAGCAGGAG GGGGTCACTACACAGCATACTGTCAGAATGTGTTCACGGAGCTGTGGTACGAGTTTGATGATCAATATGTGACTGAAGTAGACGTGAGTCAGGTAGTCAACTGTGAGGCTTATGTCCTCTTCTACAG GAAGCGCAATGACCACATGCACAGTGTTCGCCAAGAGGCCATGGACCTCATGAATAATCGAGAG CCAAGCCTGATGCATTTCTTCGTTTCCAAGCAGTGGATAAACAGATTTAACACCTTTGCAGAACCAGGACCTATAACAAATGATGATTTCCTTTGTCCACATGGAG GAGTTCCACCACAGAGATTAGAGTTTATCGGAGACCTTGTGGAGCCTCTTTCGCAATCCATGTGGGAGTATCTGCATGATAG ATTTGGAGGAGGTCCCGCCTGCAATCACCTGTTTCCATGTGGACAGTGTCATAAACAGCTGGAGATGTTGAGAAACAGGCAGAAAAAAGAGCTAGACGAATTTATTAAG TTGAATGAGCGGTTTAAGGAAGAAGACAACCCCAGTGTTATCTACGCCATCTCCATGACCTGGTTTAAGGAATGGGAAAACTTTGTCAGGGAAAAAGAAGATC AACCCCCAGACAGTATCGACAACAAGCGGATCAGCGTTGTGAAAAATGGCCAACTTGTTGTTCGGCACAATTCAGACCATGGTCAATTGTCAGGTGAAATGTGGGAGTTTCTCTACAATATCTACGGTGGGGGCCCCGAACTTATCATAAAACAAGTTACGCCCCCTCCTGTTGCCGCACATAGCAAAACTTTAGCCGAACAAGCAATGAGCGCTCATGCGAATAGGTCAGAAAATGCCAACACCGAAAGAGGGGATACCAGTAGTAGGTCAGGTGATACTAGGCAAAGTGGAAAAGGAGAGTTAAGCAATGAGTCTGTTGAGAGAGTGAAAGACCTTGACGGAGGGAGTAGTGACCTTGGAGAAAGGTCAACTGAGGTTGAGGAGACACAGGCATGTTTGCAGAAAGAGGATAGTGAAAGGATAGAGGATGATATGGATACAGAAACAGCTAGACTTACTTATGATAATCAGGAAATGGAAGTCTTCATAACTGACAAGGAAAACAGTTGCTAA